In Nicotiana tabacum cultivar K326 chromosome 2, ASM71507v2, whole genome shotgun sequence, the following proteins share a genomic window:
- the LOC142168771 gene encoding F-box protein CPR1-like, with amino-acid sequence MVQTTNFSDLPEDLVMEIFSRLPVKCLLQSKSVKKDWYALIENTIFIQKHLNHPNNPTNYFVHHYFLDTMKSGFTLFHEQNQLVAKSHLYQDVINTSTHLWEILGPLNGLFLLYNDQEEVALWNPATKEFKPLPICQPLNSPSFHLSSYKFGFGIQPSSGDYKVIWIRDYWDNYSEDWYSPTVISVYTLSTNSWKNFEEFNIFSRDMVKSSGNTYLNGFYYWKECKNDKIFAFDTSNDTIQEIQTPKSFISKQGDLALFNNLIAMYIYEPIIIGRETCIDIWVMEKKGYWTKKVRIGPFCNIKRSLGYGHKGEIFLEVSSWQLDIFDSCPKKNRVLGHQKNGYFLQAFAYKESLVSLKKNSFVS; translated from the coding sequence ATGGTGCAAACAACAAACTTTAGTGACTTACCGGAGGATTTAGTGATGGAAATTTTCTCAAGATTGCCTGTGAAATGTCTTTTGCAATCCAAGAGTGTCAAAAAAGACTGGTATGCTCTCATTGAAAATACCATTTTTATTCAAAAACACCTTAACCATCCCAATAATCCTACAAATTACTTTGTTCATCATTATTTTCTTGATACAATGAAATCTGGTTTTACTTTATTTCATGAACAAAACCAATTAGTTGCTAAATCCCATTTGTACCAAGATGTTATAAATACATCTACACATTTGTGGGAAATTCTTGGTCCTTTAAATGGATTATTTTTGCTTTATAATGATCAAGAAGAAGTAGCACTATGGAACCCAGCTACTAAGGAATTTAAGCCTCTTCCAATATGTCAACCCTTAAATTCCCCTTCATTTCATTTGTCTTCTTATAAATTTGGGTTTGGGATCCAACCCTCGAGTGGTGACTATAAAGTTATCTGGATAAGAGATTACTGGGACAATTATTCTGAAGACTGGTATTCTCCTACAGTTATTTCGGTTTATACACTGAGTACAAATTCTTGGAAAAATTTTGAGGAATTCAATATTTTTAGTCGTGACATGGTTAAATCAAGCGGTAACACGTACTTAAATGGATTCTACTATTGGAAGGAATGTAAAAATGATAAGATATTTGCTTTTGATACGAGCAATGACACAATTCAAGAGATTCAAACACCAAAGTCGTTTATATCCAAACAAGGGGATTTAGCATTGTTCAATAATCTCATTGCTATGTATATTTATGAGCCAATAATTATTGGTAGAGAAACATGTATTGACATATGGGTAATGGAAAAGAAAGGCTATTGGACTAAGAAAGTAAGAATTGGCCCTTTTTGTAATATCAAGAGGTCACTTGGTTATGGACATAAGGGGGAAATTTTTCTTGAAGTTAGTTCATGGCAATTGGACATATTTGATTCTTGTCCAAAGAAAAACAGAGTTCTTGGCCACCAAAAAAATGGCTACTTTTTGCAAGCCTTTGCTTACAAAGAAAGCTTAGTCTCATTGAAAAAGAATTCATTTGTAAGTTAG